In Anaerobacillus sp. CMMVII, a single window of DNA contains:
- a CDS encoding UvrB/UvrC motif-containing protein: MLCHECNKKEATLHFTKIVNGNKTEIHLCDQCAREKGEYIPGSNGFSIHQLLSGLLNFEQALPNSPNRPPQQKEQKCDKCGMTLYQFARAGRFGCAQCYQTFSNKLDPMLRRVHSGNTAHVGKVPKRIGKDIQLNRQIDQLKQQLQQHILREEFEEAAKLRDEIRSLEKPSEQSRGNN; the protein is encoded by the coding sequence ATGTTATGCCATGAATGTAATAAAAAAGAGGCGACATTACATTTCACAAAAATTGTTAATGGTAATAAAACTGAAATTCATTTATGTGATCAGTGTGCTAGAGAAAAAGGAGAATATATTCCAGGGTCAAACGGCTTTTCTATTCATCAGCTATTATCAGGATTATTAAACTTTGAACAAGCATTACCTAATTCTCCAAATCGCCCTCCTCAGCAAAAAGAACAAAAATGTGATAAATGTGGAATGACGCTTTATCAATTCGCACGGGCAGGTAGATTTGGGTGTGCTCAGTGTTACCAAACATTTAGTAACAAACTCGATCCAATGTTAAGAAGGGTGCATAGTGGAAACACTGCACATGTTGGCAAGGTTCCAAAACGGATTGGTAAGGACATTCAATTAAACCGACAAATCGACCAATTAAAACAGCAGTTACAACAACACATACTTAGGGAAGAGTTTGAAGAGGCAGCAAAATTAAGAGATGAAATACGCTCCTTAGAAAAACCAAGTGAACAGAGCAGGGGGAATAATTGA
- a CDS encoding protein arginine kinase encodes MSLEKFISEAISPWMNHEGPESEIVLSTRIRLARNLKDYSFPIISSIDEANLVVKQIRDHFVGQNYDQIGPFELLEMDELKPNEKRILVEKHLISPQLADESKKGAVLLSEDESISIMVNEEDHLRIQCLFPGFQISEGLVLSNGIDDWIEENLTYAFDEKKGYLTSCPTNVGTGLRASVMMHLPALVLTKQLNKILPAINQLGLVVRGIYGEGSEALGNLFQISNQITLGKSEEDIVEDLRGVVLQLIHQEKAAREMLLQSSKLQLEDRVYRSYGILTYARTIESKEASQRLSDVRLGIDLNILHDVSASILNELVILTQPGFLQQFAGEILSADQRDERRAALIRERLKLEKEKFN; translated from the coding sequence ATGTCACTAGAAAAATTTATTAGTGAGGCCATTAGTCCTTGGATGAACCATGAAGGTCCTGAGTCTGAAATTGTCCTTAGTACTCGAATTCGTCTGGCACGTAATTTAAAAGATTATTCATTCCCAATAATATCAAGTATTGATGAGGCTAATTTAGTGGTCAAACAAATTAGGGATCACTTCGTTGGTCAAAATTACGATCAAATTGGGCCTTTCGAGCTTTTAGAAATGGATGAGCTGAAGCCTAATGAAAAAAGAATTTTAGTAGAAAAGCATTTAATTAGTCCTCAATTAGCAGATGAATCAAAAAAAGGTGCAGTTTTACTAAGTGAGGACGAATCTATTAGTATTATGGTAAATGAAGAAGATCATTTACGTATTCAATGTTTATTTCCAGGTTTTCAAATTAGTGAGGGACTTGTCCTTTCAAATGGAATTGACGATTGGATTGAAGAAAATTTAACGTATGCATTTGACGAAAAAAAAGGTTATTTAACAAGTTGCCCAACGAATGTTGGAACAGGCTTACGGGCTTCTGTGATGATGCACTTACCAGCCTTAGTGCTAACAAAGCAGTTAAATAAAATTTTGCCAGCAATTAATCAATTAGGGTTAGTTGTTAGAGGAATTTATGGTGAAGGTAGCGAAGCTTTAGGTAACCTCTTTCAAATCTCAAATCAAATTACACTTGGGAAGTCAGAGGAGGATATCGTTGAAGATTTACGAGGAGTAGTTCTTCAGTTGATTCACCAGGAGAAAGCCGCAAGAGAAATGTTATTACAATCCTCTAAGCTTCAACTAGAGGATCGTGTGTATCGCTCATATGGTATTCTCACCTATGCAAGGACCATTGAGTCAAAAGAAGCCTCACAAAGGTTATCTGATGTAAGGTTAGGTATTGATTTAAATATTTTACATGATGTTTCTGCAAGCATTCTTAATGAGTTAGTCATTTTGACTCAACCTGGATTTTTACAACAATTTGCTGGTGAGATCTTATCAGCAGATCAACGTGATGAACGTAGAGCAGCATTAATTAGAGAACGATTAAAATTAGAAAAAGAGAAGTTTAACTAA
- a CDS encoding CtsR family transcriptional regulator has translation MKNVSDIIEHYLKTILMKSDSDLVEVKRSELAERFQCVPSQINYVISTRFTVEKGYLVESKRGGGGFIRIIKIKAHNSAELYEQMLSLIGDKISQSSAEDIIYHLFEEDAITKREANLLQSATNRTVLNVQLPYRDQLRSNILKAMISTLKYKYQ, from the coding sequence GTGAAAAATGTTTCTGACATCATTGAACATTATTTAAAAACCATTTTAATGAAAAGTGATAGTGATTTGGTTGAAGTGAAACGCAGTGAGTTAGCAGAGCGATTTCAATGTGTTCCATCACAAATTAACTATGTTATCAGCACAAGGTTTACAGTTGAAAAAGGGTATTTAGTTGAAAGTAAACGCGGTGGTGGGGGTTTTATTAGAATTATCAAGATAAAGGCCCATAATAGTGCCGAACTTTACGAGCAAATGTTATCTCTAATAGGAGATAAAATCAGTCAAAGTAGTGCTGAGGATATTATCTATCATCTTTTTGAAGAGGATGCGATCACAAAAAGAGAAGCAAACCTCCTTCAAAGTGCAACGAATCGAACCGTGCTAAATGTACAGTTACCATATCGTGATCAGTTACGATCAAATATATTAAAAGCAATGATTTCTACTCTAAAATACAAGTATCAATAA
- the lysS gene encoding lysine--tRNA ligase — MTNELELNDQLLVRREKLKNLLNEGLDPFGKRFERSHTAETMDTEFGDLTKEELEAKELQVTIAGRIMTKRGKGKAGFAHLQDLTGQVQIYVRLDAVGEEQYSIFDSIDIGDIVGVTGTAFKTKVGELSVKVKDFQLLTKSLRPLPDKFHGLKDVEQRYRQRYVDLIMNPEVRKTFVTRSRILKSMRNYLDSHGYLEVETPMMHSIAGGASARPFITHHNALDMELYMRIAIELHLKRLIVGGLEKVYEIGRVFRNEGVSTRHNPEFTMIELYEAYADYKDIMALTENLIAHIAEEVLGTTTVQYGEYEVDLKPEWKRLHMVDAIKEYTGVDFWEEMTDEEARLLAKEHKVPVKETMTYGHVVNEFFEHFVEEKLIQPTFIYGHPVAISPLAKKNPEDERFTDRFELFIVAREHANAFTELNDPIDQRERFEAQLVERAQGDDEAHMMDDDFVEALEYGMPPTGGLGIGIDRLVMLLTNAPSIRDVLLFPQMKHKE, encoded by the coding sequence GTGACAAATGAATTAGAATTAAATGATCAGTTGCTCGTGCGGAGAGAAAAACTCAAGAACTTACTTAATGAAGGACTAGATCCTTTTGGGAAAAGATTTGAACGTTCACACACAGCAGAGACGATGGATACAGAGTTTGGCGATTTAACAAAAGAAGAATTAGAAGCAAAAGAGCTTCAAGTGACGATTGCTGGACGTATTATGACGAAAAGAGGAAAAGGGAAAGCTGGTTTTGCCCATTTACAAGACCTTACAGGCCAAGTTCAAATCTATGTCCGTCTTGACGCAGTTGGTGAAGAGCAATACTCTATCTTTGACTCAATCGACATTGGGGACATTGTTGGTGTGACTGGTACGGCATTCAAGACAAAGGTAGGAGAGCTTTCTGTAAAAGTGAAAGACTTTCAACTTCTAACAAAGTCATTACGCCCTTTGCCGGATAAGTTCCATGGACTAAAGGATGTTGAACAAAGATATCGTCAACGTTATGTTGATTTAATTATGAATCCAGAAGTAAGGAAAACTTTTGTTACGAGAAGTAGAATTCTGAAGTCAATGAGAAACTATTTGGATTCGCACGGATACCTAGAAGTTGAAACACCAATGATGCACTCGATCGCTGGTGGAGCTTCTGCGAGACCTTTTATTACTCATCACAATGCTTTAGACATGGAATTATACATGCGTATAGCTATTGAACTTCATTTAAAACGTCTGATTGTTGGTGGTCTTGAAAAAGTTTATGAAATTGGACGAGTTTTCAGAAATGAAGGGGTTTCTACACGACATAACCCTGAGTTTACAATGATTGAACTTTACGAAGCTTACGCTGATTACAAAGATATCATGGCTCTAACAGAAAATTTAATTGCTCATATCGCAGAAGAAGTACTTGGTACAACCACTGTTCAGTATGGAGAGTACGAGGTTGACTTAAAGCCAGAATGGAAACGACTGCATATGGTAGATGCAATTAAAGAATATACAGGTGTTGATTTTTGGGAAGAAATGACCGATGAAGAAGCACGACTACTAGCAAAAGAACATAAAGTTCCAGTTAAAGAAACAATGACATATGGTCATGTGGTAAATGAATTCTTTGAACACTTTGTAGAGGAAAAATTAATACAGCCTACTTTTATCTATGGGCATCCAGTAGCTATCTCACCGTTAGCTAAGAAAAATCCAGAAGATGAAAGATTTACAGACCGTTTCGAATTATTCATTGTTGCTAGAGAGCATGCAAATGCATTTACGGAATTAAATGATCCAATTGATCAGCGTGAGCGTTTTGAGGCGCAGCTAGTAGAACGTGCTCAAGGTGATGACGAAGCTCATATGATGGATGATGATTTCGTAGAAGCTCTAGAATATGGAATGCCTCCTACAGGTGGGTTAGGAATCGGGATAGATCGTTTGGTTATGTTATTAACGAACGCACCTTCCATTAGAGATGTACTCTTATTCCCTCAAATGAAACATAAAGAATAA
- the dusB gene encoding tRNA dihydrouridine synthase DusB, which translates to MLKIGDIAMKNPVVLAPMAGVCNPAFRLIAKEFGAGLVCAEMVSDKAILYKNEKSLQMLYVDEQEKPLSLQIFGGDKKTLVEAAKVVDKQTNADIIDINMGCPVPKITKCDAGAKWLLDPNKIYEMVAAVVDVVEKPVTVKMRIGWDEQHIYAVENAKAVERAGGKAVAVHGRTRVQMYEGTADWDIIRQVKEAVNIPVIGNGDVKTPQDAKRLLKTTGADGVMIGRAALGNPWMLYRTVQYLQTGELAPDPTPREKVDVCMLHLDRLIALKGERVAVREMRKHVAWYVKGMKGASKIKDQINQFESRNEIKEVLYTYIEEIEAREAVVQ; encoded by the coding sequence ATGTTAAAGATAGGTGATATTGCCATGAAAAATCCAGTTGTATTAGCTCCAATGGCTGGTGTTTGTAATCCGGCATTTCGTTTAATTGCCAAAGAGTTTGGCGCAGGGCTAGTATGTGCAGAAATGGTTAGCGATAAAGCTATTTTATATAAAAATGAAAAATCGTTACAAATGCTCTATGTCGATGAACAAGAAAAGCCATTAAGCTTACAAATTTTTGGTGGTGATAAAAAGACATTAGTGGAAGCTGCCAAAGTAGTCGATAAACAAACAAATGCAGATATTATTGATATAAATATGGGTTGTCCAGTACCGAAAATTACAAAGTGTGATGCAGGTGCTAAGTGGTTACTTGATCCAAATAAAATCTATGAAATGGTTGCAGCGGTTGTAGATGTGGTAGAAAAGCCAGTGACTGTTAAAATGCGAATTGGTTGGGATGAACAGCATATCTATGCTGTTGAAAATGCCAAGGCTGTTGAAAGAGCCGGTGGTAAAGCTGTTGCAGTTCATGGGAGAACCAGAGTGCAAATGTATGAGGGTACAGCTGACTGGGATATCATTCGCCAAGTAAAAGAAGCTGTAAACATACCGGTTATCGGAAATGGGGATGTAAAAACTCCGCAAGACGCTAAACGTCTATTAAAGACAACCGGTGCTGATGGAGTGATGATTGGTAGAGCTGCGTTAGGAAATCCATGGATGCTGTATCGTACGGTTCAGTATTTACAAACTGGCGAATTGGCTCCAGATCCAACACCAAGAGAAAAGGTTGATGTTTGTATGCTCCATTTAGATCGCTTAATTGCTCTAAAAGGTGAACGAGTAGCCGTCCGAGAAATGAGAAAACATGTTGCCTGGTATGTAAAAGGTATGAAGGGTGCTTCAAAAATTAAGGATCAAATTAATCAATTTGAGTCACGCAATGAAATTAAAGAAGTTCTCTATACCTATATTGAGGAAATAGAAGCAAGAGAAGCGGTAGTTCAGTAA
- a CDS encoding MgtC/SapB family protein, translated as MEYFNAFINNDTVTIILRLIFAATLGGVVGVEREYNRHPAGFRTHLLVCVGACLIMLLAMFGFQDFMEQNKEFVNFDPSRLAAYVVSGIGFLGAGTIIVQGVSVRGLTTAASIWVVAGIGLSIGVGMYLAGIFTTGIVILSLIFLNKVEDTFFKKNKRIEAVVIHAEPQDTTLLSIINILEENRVTVKKVMVERDHSSGVDNLLRYQLKVLYPNKSVKLTTIDKLYQLQQVHKVYSL; from the coding sequence GTGGAATATTTTAATGCATTTATAAATAATGACACAGTGACAATTATACTTCGGTTAATTTTTGCAGCCACCCTAGGTGGAGTAGTTGGGGTAGAAAGAGAGTATAATAGGCATCCAGCTGGATTTAGGACTCATTTACTCGTGTGTGTTGGTGCCTGTCTTATTATGTTGTTAGCCATGTTTGGTTTTCAGGATTTTATGGAACAAAACAAAGAGTTTGTTAATTTCGATCCATCACGTCTAGCTGCATATGTTGTAAGTGGTATAGGATTTTTAGGAGCTGGAACCATTATCGTTCAAGGAGTATCCGTACGGGGATTAACCACAGCGGCATCTATTTGGGTCGTAGCTGGCATTGGATTATCAATTGGAGTCGGAATGTATCTTGCTGGTATTTTTACCACAGGCATTGTTATTCTAAGTTTAATATTTTTAAACAAGGTAGAAGATACTTTTTTTAAGAAAAACAAACGTATTGAAGCCGTTGTCATACATGCTGAACCTCAAGATACAACACTACTATCTATTATAAATATTTTAGAAGAAAATCGAGTGACAGTAAAAAAGGTTATGGTCGAAAGGGACCACTCATCTGGGGTAGATAATTTATTGAGGTATCAATTAAAAGTCCTTTATCCAAATAAAAGTGTTAAGTTGACAACGATAGATAAGCTTTATCAATTACAACAAGTCCATAAAGTATATTCATTATAG